The Thermothelomyces thermophilus ATCC 42464 chromosome 7, complete sequence genome window below encodes:
- a CDS encoding glycoside hydrolase family 3 protein (CAZy_ID 267965) gives MKWTRLSLATASLFGLAVAGSKNKIQIGQQVIYSYPGETPPEHLFDLIRAGQVGGLILFGENVNDELPATIEQFLSAYRESPAYADLKTPFLIMTDQEGGQVRRLPGAPVESAKEVGESADPVAAAGRAGAGAAETLLRYNMNANLAPVLDVYREEGDFTDNYERSFSNDATVVAGCAAQFVRDQQRAKVLATAKHFPGLGAAKKDENTDARPVTIDLTLEEIRAVDEVPYHDAIGAGIAMIMPSWAIYPAFDAERPAGLSSRWIRDELRGRLGFDGVIVTDAIEAGSLKAFGDDADRALLAKKAGVDLILASGRNVTQGESIVSALAAALENGDLSQQELDASDKRVQAARAKLA, from the coding sequence ATGAAGTGGACGAGATTGTCTCTCGCTACGGCCTCCCTCTTCGGCCTCGCTGTCGCCGGATCAAAGAACAAGATCCAGATCGGCCAACAAGTCATCTACTCGTACCCCGGCGAAACGCCGCCGGAGCACCTCTTCGATCTCATCAGGGCAGGCCAAGTGGGCGGGCTCATCCTCTTCGGCGAGAACGTCAACGATGAGCTCCCCGCGACCATCGAACAGTTCCTCTCGGCCTACCGCGAGAGCCCGGCCTACGCCGACCTCAAGACGCCCTTCCTGATCATGACCGACCAGGAGGGCGGCCAGGTCCGCCGTCTGCCCGGCGCGCCCGTGGAGTCGGCGAAGGAGGTGGGCGAGTCGGCGGACCCAGTCGCGGCCGCGGGCCGGgcgggcgccggcgcggcGGAGACGCTGCTCCGGTACAACATGAACGCGAACCTCGCGCCCGTCCTGGACGTCTACCGGGAGGAGGGCGACTTCACGGACAATTACGAGCGGTCGTTCAGCAACGACGCGACGGTGGTGGCCGGGTGCGCGGCGCAGTTCGTCCGGGACCAGCAGCGCGCCAAGGTCCTCGCGACGGCGAAGCACTTCCCCGGCCTGGGCGCCGCCAAGAAGGACGAGAACACGGATGCGCGCCCCGTCACCATCGACCTGACGCTGGAGGAGATCCGCGCGGTCGACGAGGTCCCCTATCACGACGCGATCGGCGCCGGCATCGCCATGATCATGCCGTCCTGGGCCATCTACCCGGCCTTTGACGCCGAGCGGCCGGCCGGGCTGAGCTCACGCTGGATACGAGACGAGCTGCGCGGAAGGCTGGGCTTCGACGGCGTCATTGTCACCGACGCGATCGAGGCCGGGTCCCTGAAGGCGTTTGGCGACGACGCCGATCGGGCGTTGCTGGCCAAGAAGGCTGGCGTGGATCTGATTCTTGCGTCGGGGAGGAATGTGACTCAGGGGGAGAGCATCGTTTCTGCGTTGGCCGCCGCGCTGGAGAATGGAGACCTGTCGCAGCAAGAGTTGGACGCGTCGGACAAGAGGGTACAGGCGGCCCGGGCGAAGCTCGCATAG